One genomic window of Azospirillum thermophilum includes the following:
- the nrfD gene encoding NrfD/PsrC family molybdoenzyme membrane anchor subunit has product MDTNIVEVINVTREVAWLPWAVQYFFLIGLSVGGLLLSLPGYAFAREGWRKLGRVALLVALTCGLAAPVALLSDLHQPGRFWHFYVVFRPTSWMWWGSLIIPFYVTGLLVYGWACLREELQEQGRVDSRLAALYRLLALGGGRDDRLIRATGLVVLAGAVLVALYTGVEVAVVRARPLWHTPFLPVQFLATALAGAAGLVLVLNRLAADGDRAVEVRANRLLAAFLAAVMVVGGLWLALGMFGLDRSHAEALESVATSEAWRVTAVWAVAATVLPFAIAVARPAGTGLLTGLIAIHSAWMFRWTVFIGGQTVPKTGAGFYDYALPAGPDGLLGIVGTAGLWLFLLLVLTAFLPTPRRAAPRPVRAVPAAGRTVAAE; this is encoded by the coding sequence ATGGACACCAACATCGTCGAGGTCATCAACGTGACCCGCGAGGTCGCGTGGCTTCCCTGGGCCGTGCAGTATTTCTTCCTGATCGGCCTGTCGGTCGGCGGTCTGCTGCTGAGCCTGCCCGGCTATGCCTTCGCCCGCGAGGGCTGGCGCAAGCTCGGCCGCGTCGCGTTGCTGGTGGCGCTGACCTGCGGACTGGCGGCGCCGGTGGCCCTGCTGTCCGACCTGCACCAGCCCGGCCGCTTCTGGCACTTCTACGTCGTCTTCCGCCCGACCTCCTGGATGTGGTGGGGATCGCTGATCATCCCCTTCTACGTGACGGGGCTGCTGGTCTACGGCTGGGCCTGCCTGCGCGAGGAGTTGCAGGAGCAGGGGCGGGTGGACAGCCGGCTCGCCGCGCTCTACCGGCTGCTGGCCCTGGGCGGCGGCCGTGACGACCGGCTGATCCGGGCGACCGGACTCGTCGTGCTTGCCGGGGCCGTGCTGGTGGCGCTCTACACCGGCGTCGAGGTCGCGGTGGTCCGGGCGCGCCCGCTGTGGCACACGCCCTTCCTGCCGGTCCAGTTCCTCGCCACCGCGCTGGCCGGGGCGGCCGGGCTGGTGCTGGTGCTGAACCGCCTCGCCGCGGACGGCGACCGCGCGGTGGAGGTCCGGGCCAACCGGCTGCTCGCGGCATTCCTGGCGGCCGTGATGGTCGTCGGCGGGCTGTGGCTGGCGCTCGGCATGTTCGGGCTCGACCGCAGCCATGCCGAGGCGCTGGAGAGCGTCGCGACCTCCGAGGCATGGCGGGTCACCGCCGTCTGGGCGGTGGCGGCCACCGTGCTGCCCTTCGCCATCGCCGTCGCCAGGCCGGCCGGCACCGGCCTGCTGACCGGGCTGATCGCCATCCACAGCGCCTGGATGTTCCGCTGGACCGTCTTCATCGGCGGCCAGACCGTGCCGAAGACCGGGGCGGGCTTCTACGACTACGCCCTGCCCGCCGGCCCGGACGGCCTGCTGGGCATCGTCGGGACCGCCGGCCTCTGGCTCTTCCTGCTGCTCGTCCTCACCGCCTTCCTGCCGACGCCGCGCCGTGCGGCGCCCCGTCCGGTCCGCGCCGTCCCGGCTGCCGGCCGCACCGTGGCCGCCGAATGA
- a CDS encoding molybdopterin-dependent oxidoreductase, producing MSITRRLLLKTTAAGGAFAAFAGGFSETGRKLVKGAWAGEKPDDAISGNAPRPEFRVDAKSGELVPTPGQIVANVACLGCTTLCGVRVRVDAGKNKVLRVAGNPYSPLSTDPFLPYGTPIRESLKSLSRLDEKGLQGRSTACGRGNAALEMLTSPFRITTPMKRVGPRGSGRWEPIAFDRLVEEIAEGGDLFGEGPVEGLRSLRDLKTPIDPAAPELGPKVNQVALLSSVNDGREPFVRRFFNQALGTINFVGHGAYCGGAYRSGSGAVFGDLKAMPHAKPDLENAEFVLFIGTAPSNAGNPFKRQAMLVAKGRTDGVLNYVVVDPVLTNAGASAAGGRADWIPIRPGTDGALVMGMMRWMFENGRIDSRYLAQPNGKAAEAAGEAGWCNATHLVVVQKGHPREGRLLRASDMGWVTLDDKERYGDKDAFVVLDGEGRPVAHDALMAPAALFHDGPLSSPSGELAVKTGLTLLREEAMKMELRGYAEACGIPADVIAGLAREFTSHGKKAAANAHGGMMAGNGFYNAFGVVTLNTLIGNLNWKGGTIFGGGRFPDEQDGPRYKLASFPGQVKPSGTAISRPVPYEKSSEFKAKKEAGKPYPAKAPWYPNAPQLTTEYLTSGVADGYPYPLKALFLWNSNPVYGIPGGRAAVEATLRDPKALPLIVAIDPFINETTAFADYIVPDTVLYETWGWAAPWAGVPTKASTARWPVVESRTAALPDGQHVQMETVLIALARRLGLPGFGPGAIEDMEGNRYPLERPEDWYLRGGANIAWLGKQPVPDASDDDIALSGVERVLPMLKATLKPEEWRKVAFILARGGRYQNQTEGFEGDRAAHRFAKPLQVYNEAVGSSKSSITGRRWTGTATWMPPAFADGTPVRTVHKPEEWPFALVSSKSVLVSAYTIAASRLRHLHPDNPVGVNVEDARRLGIATGDRIRIATPGGSELATAIVRHGVMPGVLAVEHGFGHKEYGARPHRIGDHRQPDMPEIAAGINLNDLGLADPTRKGASVWVDPVAGTAVRQGIPARLERISAAA from the coding sequence ATGTCGATCACCCGTCGCCTTCTCCTGAAGACCACCGCCGCGGGCGGCGCGTTCGCCGCCTTCGCCGGGGGCTTCTCCGAAACCGGCCGCAAGCTCGTGAAGGGGGCCTGGGCCGGGGAAAAGCCGGACGACGCCATCTCCGGCAACGCACCCAGGCCCGAGTTCCGCGTCGACGCCAAGAGCGGGGAGCTTGTCCCGACACCCGGCCAGATCGTCGCCAACGTCGCCTGCCTGGGCTGCACCACCCTGTGCGGCGTGCGGGTCCGCGTCGATGCCGGGAAGAACAAGGTGCTGCGCGTCGCCGGCAATCCCTACAGCCCGCTGTCCACCGACCCCTTCCTGCCCTACGGCACGCCGATCCGCGAAAGCCTGAAGTCGCTGTCGCGGCTGGATGAGAAGGGGTTGCAGGGCCGCTCGACCGCCTGCGGGCGCGGCAACGCGGCGCTGGAGATGCTGACCTCGCCCTTCCGCATCACCACGCCGATGAAGCGCGTCGGGCCGCGCGGCTCCGGCCGGTGGGAGCCGATCGCCTTCGACCGGCTGGTCGAGGAGATCGCCGAGGGCGGCGACCTGTTCGGCGAGGGGCCGGTGGAGGGGCTGCGCAGCCTGCGCGACCTGAAGACCCCCATCGACCCGGCGGCGCCGGAACTGGGGCCGAAGGTCAACCAGGTGGCCCTGCTGTCGTCGGTGAATGACGGACGCGAGCCCTTCGTCCGCCGCTTCTTCAATCAGGCGCTCGGCACCATCAACTTCGTCGGGCACGGGGCCTATTGCGGCGGCGCCTATCGGTCGGGATCGGGTGCCGTCTTCGGCGACCTGAAGGCGATGCCGCATGCCAAGCCGGACCTGGAGAACGCGGAATTCGTGCTGTTCATCGGCACGGCGCCGTCGAACGCCGGAAACCCGTTCAAGCGGCAGGCCATGCTGGTCGCCAAGGGCCGGACGGACGGCGTGCTGAACTACGTCGTCGTCGATCCCGTGCTGACCAACGCCGGCGCAAGTGCCGCGGGTGGGCGCGCCGACTGGATCCCGATCCGGCCGGGCACCGACGGCGCCCTGGTCATGGGCATGATGCGCTGGATGTTCGAGAACGGCCGCATCGACTCCAGGTACCTCGCCCAGCCCAACGGCAAGGCGGCAGAGGCGGCCGGCGAGGCCGGCTGGTGCAACGCCACCCACCTCGTCGTCGTGCAGAAGGGCCACCCGCGCGAGGGGCGCCTGCTGCGGGCCTCCGACATGGGCTGGGTGACGCTGGACGACAAGGAGCGCTACGGCGACAAGGACGCCTTCGTCGTGCTGGACGGCGAGGGCCGGCCGGTGGCGCATGACGCCCTGATGGCGCCGGCGGCGCTGTTCCATGACGGCCCGCTGTCCAGCCCGTCCGGCGAGCTGGCGGTGAAGACCGGCCTGACCCTGCTGCGCGAGGAGGCCATGAAGATGGAGCTGCGCGGCTATGCCGAGGCCTGCGGCATCCCCGCCGACGTCATCGCCGGGTTGGCGCGCGAGTTCACCAGCCACGGCAAGAAGGCCGCCGCCAACGCCCATGGCGGCATGATGGCCGGCAACGGCTTCTACAACGCCTTCGGCGTCGTCACGCTCAACACGCTGATCGGCAACCTGAACTGGAAGGGCGGCACCATCTTCGGCGGCGGCCGCTTTCCGGACGAGCAGGACGGGCCGCGCTACAAGCTCGCCAGCTTCCCCGGACAGGTGAAGCCCTCCGGCACAGCGATCAGCCGCCCGGTGCCCTACGAGAAGTCCAGCGAGTTCAAGGCGAAGAAGGAGGCCGGCAAGCCCTACCCCGCGAAGGCCCCCTGGTATCCCAACGCCCCGCAACTGACGACCGAGTATCTGACCAGCGGCGTGGCGGACGGCTATCCCTATCCGCTGAAGGCCCTGTTCCTGTGGAACAGCAACCCGGTCTACGGCATTCCCGGCGGCCGTGCCGCCGTCGAGGCGACGCTGCGCGACCCGAAGGCGCTGCCGCTGATCGTCGCCATCGACCCCTTCATCAACGAGACCACCGCGTTTGCCGACTATATCGTGCCCGACACGGTGCTGTACGAGACCTGGGGCTGGGCCGCCCCGTGGGCGGGGGTGCCGACCAAGGCGTCGACCGCGCGCTGGCCGGTGGTGGAGTCCCGCACCGCCGCGCTGCCCGACGGGCAGCATGTCCAGATGGAGACCGTGCTGATCGCGCTCGCCAGGCGTCTGGGCCTGCCGGGCTTCGGTCCCGGTGCCATCGAGGATATGGAGGGCAACCGCTATCCGCTGGAGCGGCCGGAGGACTGGTACCTGCGCGGCGGCGCCAACATCGCGTGGCTCGGCAAGCAGCCGGTCCCCGACGCCTCCGACGACGACATCGCGCTGTCCGGCGTGGAGCGGGTGCTGCCCATGCTGAAGGCGACGCTGAAGCCGGAGGAATGGCGCAAGGTCGCCTTCATCCTCGCGCGCGGCGGCCGCTACCAGAACCAGACGGAGGGGTTCGAGGGCGACCGGGCGGCCCACAGGTTCGCCAAGCCGCTGCAGGTCTACAACGAGGCCGTCGGTTCCTCGAAGAGCAGCATCACCGGCCGGCGCTGGACCGGCACGGCAACCTGGATGCCCCCGGCCTTCGCCGACGGCACGCCGGTGCGCACCGTGCATAAGCCGGAGGAGTGGCCGTTCGCGCTGGTCAGCTCCAAGTCGGTTCTGGTCAGCGCCTACACCATCGCGGCGAGCCGCCTTCGCCACCTGCATCCGGACAACCCGGTGGGGGTGAATGTGGAGGACGCGCGGCGGCTCGGCATCGCGACCGGCGACCGCATCCGCATCGCCACGCCGGGCGGATCGGAACTGGCGACCGCCATCGTCCGCCATGGGGTCATGCCGGGCGTGCTGGCGGTGGAGCATGGCTTCGGACACAAGGAGTATGGCGCGCGTCCGCACCGGATCGGCGACCACCGCCAGCCGGACATGCCGGAGATCGCCGCCGGCATCAACCTGAACGACCTCGGCCTTGCCGACCCGACCCGCAAGGGCGCCTCGGTCTGGGTCGATCCGGTCGCCGGGACGGCGGTCCGCCAGGGCATCCCGGCCAGGCTCGAACGCATCTCCGCGGCCGCATGA
- a CDS encoding response regulator — translation MRVLLVEDEAELAALVAARLGEGGLIVDRFGCLADALEAVATTGYSLAVCDRRLPDGDGADLVGVLRRSQPDCPVILLTAMDSLTDRIDGLDAGADDYITKPFAFDELMARVRVQLRRGQGGRAMPAAEVGRLRFDLSSREVRVDGEPLTLHRRELALLGALVARVGRVVTRESLTEQVYGFDDDIQSNALDAMVSRLRRRLEGAGVMIHTIRGVGYMLTKAP, via the coding sequence ATGCGTGTCCTGTTGGTGGAGGACGAGGCGGAGCTGGCGGCCCTGGTGGCCGCGCGCTTGGGCGAGGGCGGACTGATCGTCGACCGGTTCGGTTGTCTGGCCGACGCGCTGGAGGCGGTGGCGACCACCGGCTATTCGCTCGCCGTCTGCGACCGCCGCCTGCCGGACGGTGACGGGGCCGATCTGGTCGGCGTCCTGCGGCGGAGCCAGCCCGACTGTCCGGTGATCCTGCTGACCGCCATGGATTCGCTGACCGACCGCATCGACGGGCTCGATGCCGGGGCGGACGACTACATCACCAAGCCCTTCGCCTTCGACGAGCTGATGGCCCGCGTCCGGGTGCAGCTCCGCCGCGGCCAGGGCGGGCGCGCCATGCCGGCGGCGGAGGTCGGACGGCTCCGCTTCGACCTGTCGAGCCGCGAGGTCCGGGTGGACGGCGAGCCGCTGACCCTGCACCGGCGGGAACTGGCGCTGCTCGGCGCGCTGGTGGCGCGGGTGGGCCGGGTGGTGACGCGGGAGTCGCTGACCGAGCAGGTCTACGGCTTCGACGACGACATCCAGTCCAACGCGCTGGATGCCATGGTCAGCCGGCTGCGCCGCCGGCTGGAGGGTGCCGGCGTGATGATCCACACCATCCGCGGGGTCGGCTACATGCTGACCAAGGCGCCGTGA